From the Pongo pygmaeus isolate AG05252 chromosome X, NHGRI_mPonPyg2-v2.0_pri, whole genome shotgun sequence genome, one window contains:
- the DNAAF6 gene encoding dynein axonemal assembly factor 6 — MESENMDSENMKTENMESQNVDFESVSSVTALEALSKLLNPEEEDDSDYGQTNGLSTIGAMGPGNIGPPQIEELKVIPETSEENNEDIWNSEEIPEGAEHDDMWDVREIPEYEIIFRQHVGTEDIFLGLSKKDSSTGCCSELVAKIKLPNTSPSDIQIDIQETILDLRTPQKKLLITLPELVECASAKAFYIPETETLEITMTMKRELDIANFF; from the exons ATGGAATCTGAAAATATGGATTCTGAAAATATGAAGACAGAAAATATGGAATCTCAAAATGTAGACTTTGAGAGTGTTTCTTCAGTTACAGCTCTGGAAGCCCTCTCTAAGCTACTTAATCCTGAAGAAGAGGATGATTCTGACTATGGACAG aCAAATGGTTTATCTACTATTGGAGCCATGGGTCCTGGGAATATTGGACCACCCCAAATAGAAGAGCTCAAAG TCATCCCTGAAACCAGCGAGGAAAATAACGAGGACATCTGGAATTCAGAAGAGATTCCAGAAGGAGCAGAACATGATGATATGTGGGATGTTAGAGAAATCCCAGA gtaTGAGATTATATTCAGACAGCATGTGGGAACTGAAGATATATTTTTAGGGTTGTCAAAAAAGGACTCCTCAACAGGTTGTTGCAGTGAACTAGTG gCTAAAATTAAATTGCCAAATACAAGCCCTTCTGATATTCAAATTGATATCCAGGAAACAATCCTTGACCTTCGTACTCCTCAGAA GAAGCTGTTGATAACTCTTCCTGAGCTGGTGGAATGTGCCAGTGCCAAAGCATTCTATATCCCAGAGACTGAAACTCTTGAAATCACTATGACTATGAAAAGAGAGTTAGATATTGCTAATTTCTTCTGA